One Candidatus Dependentiae bacterium genomic window, CTTCACCACAGTCTACACATAAACCATAGGTACCTTCTTCTATTTTTTTTAATGCTTGAATAATTCTATTGTATTCTTCCAACTCAGTATCTTGAAAAGAAGATTTTAATGATTCCATAGTAGAAGAAAGTGCTTTATCACCAGGATCTTGCACTTGATCATCGGTAACTTTTTCTTTAGCCATGCGCGTGAGTTTTTCTTCTAACTCTTGTTTGCGCGCAGTAAGTTCTTGTCTTATTGCTTCAAGATTTCTCTCCACCATGCTTCCTTTTCTGTTGAAAAAATTTCTTCAATAATACTTCCGATTTTTCTGACTCAACCCCCTCAATAATGGCGAGCAAGTCTCTATTGTATACCGAAAGTTCAGCTGCATTGTCAAGACGATATCCAAACAAAGGAGAAGATGCACCATATACTACACCATTAATTCTACTCAATCTGATTAATCCCATACACATAGCACATGGCTCTAACGTAACATATAACCAACAACCTTCCAGACGCCAATCGCCTATCGTATTACCAGCATGGGTAATTGCAATACACTCCGCATGCGCACATTGAGAATGCTTTTGTTCAACTTGATTATATCCACGACCAATAATTTCACCATGCGCATTCACTACCACTGCACCAATCGGC contains:
- a CDS encoding TraR/DksA C4-type zinc finger protein, which gives rise to MERNLEAIRQELTARKQELEEKLTRMAKEKVTDDQVQDPGDKALSSTMESLKSSFQDTELEEYNRIIQALKKIEEGTYGLCVDCGEEISPKRLKSYPNAARCLVCQETFEEKTSE
- a CDS encoding nucleoside deaminase — protein: MNASVFGKEKDIVFMQEALQEACSAQKENEVPIGAVVVNAHGEIIGRGYNQVEQKHSQCAHAECIAITHAGNTIGDWRLEGCWLYVTLEPCAMCMGLIRLSRINGVVYGASSPLFGYRLDNAAELSVYNRDLLAIIEGVESEKSEVLLKKFFQQKRKHGGEKS